The following proteins come from a genomic window of Streptomyces sp. NBC_01716:
- a CDS encoding NCS2 family permease — translation MTQQSVQPRTTADDAGPGSRPPAGRSWLDRYFHISQRGSTVAREVRGGVTTFMAMAYILLLNPLILGGKDVAGNVLGQPALITATAVAAAVTTLLMGFVGKVPLALAAGLSVSGVISTQVAPNMTWPQAMGMCVMYGVVIMLLVVTGLREMIMNAIPLALKHAITMGIGTFIALIGLVKAGFVHASQGGGPVTLGPAGELAGWPVLIFALTLLLIFMLQAREVPGAILIGIVVGTAVAAVLNAAGVIGAKAWASGPPELTGGAVSMPDFSLFGDIEFGGWGEVGAMTVGMIVFTLVLAGFFDAMATIIGVGTEAKLADEKGRMPGLSKALFIDGAGGVIGGVAGGSGQTVFVESATGVGEGARTGFASVVTGLFFAACLFFSPITQIVPGEVAAAALVVIGAMMMQNAKHVDWSDRAVAVPVFLTVVIMPFTYQITAGVAAGVISYAAIKTAQGKVREIGAFMWGLTVIFLVFFALHPIEGWLGVG, via the coding sequence ATGACCCAGCAGTCCGTACAGCCCAGGACCACCGCCGATGACGCCGGCCCCGGCTCGCGTCCCCCGGCCGGAAGGTCCTGGCTCGACCGGTATTTCCATATATCCCAGCGGGGTTCAACCGTCGCGCGTGAAGTGCGCGGCGGCGTCACGACCTTCATGGCCATGGCGTACATCCTGCTGCTCAACCCGCTGATCCTGGGCGGGAAGGACGTCGCGGGCAATGTGCTCGGCCAGCCCGCGCTGATCACCGCCACCGCCGTCGCGGCGGCCGTCACCACGCTGTTGATGGGTTTCGTCGGCAAGGTGCCGCTGGCCCTCGCCGCCGGGCTCTCCGTCTCGGGCGTCATCTCCACCCAGGTCGCGCCCAACATGACATGGCCGCAGGCCATGGGCATGTGCGTGATGTACGGGGTCGTCATCATGCTGCTGGTCGTCACCGGCCTGCGCGAGATGATCATGAACGCCATCCCGCTCGCCCTCAAGCACGCGATCACGATGGGCATCGGCACCTTCATCGCGCTGATCGGCCTCGTCAAGGCGGGCTTCGTGCACGCCTCGCAGGGCGGCGGACCCGTCACCCTGGGCCCGGCCGGTGAACTGGCCGGCTGGCCCGTGCTGATCTTCGCCCTCACGCTCCTCCTGATCTTCATGCTCCAGGCCCGCGAGGTGCCCGGCGCGATCCTGATCGGCATCGTCGTCGGCACGGCCGTCGCCGCCGTACTGAACGCCGCCGGTGTCATCGGCGCCAAGGCGTGGGCGAGCGGGCCGCCCGAACTGACCGGCGGCGCCGTCTCCATGCCGGACTTCTCGCTCTTCGGCGACATCGAGTTCGGCGGGTGGGGCGAGGTCGGCGCCATGACGGTCGGCATGATCGTCTTCACGCTCGTGCTCGCCGGCTTCTTCGACGCGATGGCCACCATCATCGGCGTCGGTACGGAGGCGAAGCTCGCCGACGAGAAGGGCCGGATGCCGGGCCTGTCAAAGGCGCTGTTCATCGACGGAGCGGGCGGTGTGATCGGCGGCGTCGCGGGCGGCTCCGGCCAGACCGTGTTCGTGGAGTCCGCGACCGGCGTCGGCGAGGGCGCACGTACGGGCTTCGCCTCCGTCGTCACCGGCCTCTTCTTCGCCGCGTGCCTCTTCTTCAGCCCGATCACCCAGATCGTCCCCGGCGAGGTCGCGGCGGCGGCCCTGGTGGTCATCGGCGCGATGATGATGCAGAACGCCAAGCACGTGGACTGGAGCGACCGCGCGGTCGCCGTCCCGGTCTTCCTGACCGTGGTGATCATGCCGTTCACCTACCAGATCACCGCCGGGGTCGCCGCCGGAGTCATCTCCTACGCCGCCATCAAGACCGCCCAGGGCAAGGTCCGGGAGATCGGCGCCTTCATGTGGGGGCTGACCGTGATCTTCCTCGTCTTCTTCGCCCTCCACCCGATCGAGGGCTGGCTCGGCGTGGGCTGA
- a CDS encoding GntR family transcriptional regulator, translated as MERSRARDDAARPSAPRERASSPGETRAGGPPRVPEQARGEHRHEHGHETPRTGQDGSVPPAEPAARRPVRRHSVRGQILAALRTALVSGELAPGQVYSGPALGERFGVSATPVREAMQQLVLEGAVEVVPNRGFRVAERTARDLAELAEVRALIEVPVMLGLARTVAAERWAELRPLAEATTEAAACGDLAAYAERDRAFHGALLRLSGNHQLVMVADELHRRAQWPLAGAPRTIRAALVADAAEHSALLDALIAGDLPAVRTLVREHFTGGAG; from the coding sequence GTGGAGCGGAGCAGAGCGCGCGACGACGCGGCCAGGCCCTCCGCGCCCCGGGAACGGGCGTCGTCGCCGGGCGAGACCCGGGCCGGCGGCCCCCCGCGGGTCCCTGAGCAGGCACGCGGCGAGCACAGACACGAGCACGGGCACGAGACCCCCCGCACCGGCCAGGACGGCTCGGTTCCCCCGGCCGAGCCCGCCGCGCGCCGCCCGGTGCGGCGTCACTCCGTACGCGGCCAGATCCTCGCCGCGCTCCGTACCGCCCTCGTCAGCGGCGAGCTGGCGCCCGGCCAGGTCTACTCCGGCCCCGCGCTCGGCGAGCGCTTCGGAGTGTCGGCGACCCCCGTACGCGAGGCCATGCAGCAGCTCGTACTCGAAGGTGCCGTGGAGGTCGTGCCCAACCGGGGTTTCCGGGTCGCCGAGCGCACCGCCCGCGACCTCGCCGAGCTGGCCGAGGTACGCGCGCTGATCGAGGTCCCGGTGATGCTCGGACTGGCCCGTACCGTCGCCGCCGAGCGCTGGGCGGAACTGCGCCCGCTCGCCGAGGCGACCACCGAGGCGGCGGCGTGCGGCGATCTCGCCGCCTACGCGGAGCGCGACCGCGCCTTCCACGGCGCGCTCCTCCGTCTCTCCGGCAACCACCAGCTCGTCATGGTCGCCGACGAACTGCACCGCCGCGCCCAATGGCCCCTCGCCGGCGCACCGAGGACGATCAGGGCCGCGCTCGTCGCGGACGCGGCCGAGCACTCCGCGCTCCTGGACGCGCTGATCGCCGGGGACCTGCCCGCCGTGCGCACGCTGGTCCGCGAACACTTCACGGGCGGCGCGGGCTGA
- a CDS encoding XdhC/CoxI family protein, translating to MLDIAEELDRWVGQGRDFAVATVVAVGGSAPRQPGAALAVDSAGTAIGSVSGGCVEGAVYELCVEALESGESVLETFGYSDQDAFAVGLTCGGVIDILVTPVRADSPGGEVLRAALAAAARGEAAAVARVTDGPADLRGRALLVRPGGAYEGTLGGHPELDRTAADQARAQLDAGRTGTVTIGEDGSRCGRPLTLLVESSVPAPRMIVFGAIDFASALVRVGKFLGYHVTVCDARPVFATRARFPDADEIVVDWPHRYLESTETDGRTVLCVLTHDAKFDIPLLELALGLPVAYVGAMGSRRTHLDRNERLRAVGVTELELARLRSPIGLDLGAHTPEETALSIAAEIVANRRGGTGVSLTGAHTPIHHDRSRAPAGRIGSVA from the coding sequence ATGCTGGACATCGCCGAAGAACTGGACCGGTGGGTCGGGCAGGGACGTGACTTCGCCGTGGCCACCGTGGTGGCCGTCGGCGGCAGCGCGCCCCGGCAGCCGGGCGCCGCCCTCGCCGTGGACAGCGCGGGCACGGCGATCGGCTCGGTCTCCGGCGGATGTGTGGAGGGCGCGGTCTACGAGCTGTGCGTGGAGGCCCTGGAGAGCGGCGAGAGCGTCCTGGAGACCTTCGGCTACAGCGACCAGGACGCCTTCGCCGTCGGCCTGACCTGCGGCGGCGTCATCGACATCCTCGTCACACCGGTACGCGCGGACTCTCCCGGCGGGGAGGTGCTGCGGGCCGCGCTCGCCGCCGCAGCCCGAGGCGAGGCGGCGGCGGTCGCACGGGTCACCGACGGGCCCGCCGACCTGCGGGGCCGCGCGCTCCTCGTACGCCCCGGGGGAGCGTACGAGGGGACGCTCGGCGGCCACCCTGAGCTGGACCGCACCGCCGCCGACCAGGCCCGCGCCCAGCTGGACGCGGGCCGCACCGGCACCGTCACGATCGGCGAGGACGGCTCGCGCTGCGGACGGCCGCTGACGCTGCTCGTCGAGTCGAGCGTGCCCGCCCCGCGCATGATCGTCTTCGGCGCGATCGACTTCGCGTCCGCCCTGGTCAGGGTGGGGAAGTTCCTCGGGTACCACGTCACGGTGTGTGACGCCCGCCCCGTCTTCGCCACCCGGGCCCGCTTCCCGGACGCCGACGAGATCGTCGTGGACTGGCCGCACCGCTATCTGGAGTCGACGGAGACCGACGGCCGTACGGTGCTCTGTGTCCTCACCCATGACGCCAAGTTCGACATCCCCCTGCTGGAACTCGCCCTCGGACTGCCCGTCGCCTACGTCGGCGCCATGGGCTCCCGGCGCACCCACCTGGACCGCAACGAGCGGCTGCGCGCCGTCGGCGTCACCGAACTGGAGCTGGCGAGGCTGCGCAGCCCCATCGGCCTGGACCTCGGCGCGCACACGCCGGAGGAGACCGCGCTGTCGATCGCGGCGGAGATCGTCGCGAACCGGCGCGGCGGCACCGGCG
- a CDS encoding FAD binding domain-containing protein, whose protein sequence is MDFLRPASWEEALAAKAEHPAAVPIAGGTDVMVEINFDHRRPEYLMDLGRIGELSEWEVGEEHVRLGASVPYTTIMEHLRTELPGLALASHTVGSPQIRNRGSVGGNLGAASPAGDAHPALLSAGAEVEAESVRGVRRIPVEEFYTGVKRNTLAPDELIRAVLIKKASGPQQFSKVGTRNAMVIAVCAFGIALHPDTRTVKTGIGSAAPTPLRARAAEDFLNAALEEGGFWENGKVITPSVAKQFAGLVSGACNPIDDVRGTAKYRRHAVGIMARRTLGWTWEQYRATGTTLEGAA, encoded by the coding sequence ATGGACTTCCTTCGCCCCGCGAGCTGGGAGGAGGCGCTCGCCGCCAAGGCCGAGCACCCCGCCGCCGTCCCCATCGCGGGTGGCACCGACGTCATGGTCGAGATCAACTTCGACCACCGAAGGCCCGAGTACCTGATGGACCTGGGCCGTATCGGCGAACTGAGCGAATGGGAGGTCGGCGAGGAACACGTCCGGCTGGGCGCCTCCGTCCCGTACACCACGATCATGGAACATCTGCGGACCGAGCTGCCGGGCCTCGCGCTCGCCTCGCACACCGTCGGCTCGCCCCAGATCCGTAACCGGGGATCCGTCGGCGGCAACCTCGGCGCGGCCTCACCCGCCGGGGACGCGCACCCGGCGCTCCTGTCGGCGGGCGCCGAGGTGGAGGCGGAGTCGGTACGGGGTGTCCGCCGCATCCCCGTCGAGGAGTTCTACACGGGCGTGAAGCGCAACACCCTGGCCCCGGACGAACTGATCAGGGCCGTCCTCATCAAGAAGGCGTCGGGGCCGCAGCAGTTCTCCAAGGTCGGCACGCGCAACGCGATGGTCATCGCCGTCTGCGCGTTCGGCATCGCGCTGCACCCCGACACCCGCACCGTGAAGACCGGCATCGGCTCCGCCGCGCCCACCCCGCTGCGGGCCCGCGCCGCCGAGGACTTCCTCAACGCGGCGCTGGAGGAGGGCGGTTTCTGGGAGAACGGCAAGGTCATCACCCCGTCGGTCGCCAAGCAGTTCGCCGGCCTCGTGTCCGGCGCGTGCAACCCGATCGACGACGTGCGCGGCACCGCGAAGTACCGCCGCCACGCGGTGGGCATCATGGCCCGCCGCACGCTCGGCTGGACCTGGGAGCAGTACCGGGCCACCGGCACCACGCTGGAAGGAGCTGCGTAA
- a CDS encoding xanthine dehydrogenase family protein molybdopterin-binding subunit translates to MATTGTPTDITQGTPTRGGIGESTLRPDGTLKVTGEFAYSSDMWHEDMLWGHTLRSTVAHAEIRSIDTAEALATPGVYAVLTHDDLPTGVKRYGLEFQDTPVLAHGKVRHHGEPVALVAADHPETARRAAAKIRIDYAELPVVTDEASATADGAPLIHENRDDHHAGHVPHPNIVHRQPIVRGDADAAAGRADVIVSGEYVFGMQDQAFLGPESGLAVPGEDGGVDLYVATQWLHSDLRQIAPVLGLPEDKVRMTLSGVGGAFGGREDLSMQIHACLLALRTGKPVKIVYNRFESFFGHVHRHPAKLWYEHGATKDGKLTHMKCRIVLDGGAYASASPAVVGNASSLSVGPYVVDDVDIEALALYTNNPPCGAMRGFGAVQACFAYEAQMDKLAARLDMDPVEFRRLNAMEQGTLLPTGQRVDSPAPVAELLRRVKARPMPPERQWLTAGEAADVRALPGGLSNTTHGEGVVRGVGYAVGIKNVGFSEGFDDYSTARVRMEVVGGEPVVTVHTAMAEVGQGGVTVHAQIARTELGVAQVTIQPADTRVGSAGSTSASRQTYVTGGAVKNTCEHVRERVLEIGRAKFGTYHPAWATAELLLESGKVVTDGGEVLADLADVLEGESVDLELEWRHRPTEPFDLRTGQGDGHVQYSFAAHRAVVEVDTELGLVKVIELAVAQDVGKALNPLSVLGQIQGGTTQGLGVAVMEEIIVDPKTAKVRNPSFTDYLIPTILDTPTIPVDVLELADEHAPYGLRGVGEAPTLSSTPAVLAAIRDATGLELNRTPVRPEHLTGT, encoded by the coding sequence ATGGCAACCACCGGTACACCCACCGACATCACGCAGGGCACCCCGACCAGGGGCGGCATCGGTGAGTCCACGCTCCGCCCCGACGGCACCCTGAAGGTCACCGGCGAGTTCGCGTACTCCTCCGACATGTGGCACGAGGACATGCTCTGGGGCCACACCCTGCGCAGCACCGTCGCGCACGCCGAGATCCGCTCGATCGACACCGCCGAGGCGCTGGCCACCCCCGGCGTGTACGCCGTCCTTACCCACGACGACCTGCCGACCGGGGTGAAGCGGTACGGCCTGGAGTTCCAGGACACCCCCGTACTCGCCCACGGCAAGGTCCGCCACCACGGGGAGCCCGTCGCGCTCGTCGCCGCCGACCACCCCGAGACCGCGCGCCGCGCCGCCGCCAAGATCCGGATCGACTACGCGGAGCTGCCCGTCGTCACCGACGAGGCGTCCGCCACCGCCGACGGCGCCCCGCTGATCCACGAGAACCGCGACGACCACCACGCCGGCCACGTACCGCACCCGAACATCGTGCACCGCCAGCCCATCGTGCGCGGCGACGCCGACGCGGCGGCCGGGCGCGCGGATGTGATCGTCTCCGGCGAGTACGTCTTCGGCATGCAGGACCAGGCGTTCCTCGGCCCGGAGTCCGGCCTCGCCGTGCCGGGCGAGGACGGCGGCGTCGATCTGTACGTCGCCACGCAGTGGCTCCACTCGGACCTGCGCCAGATCGCGCCCGTCCTCGGTCTGCCCGAGGACAAGGTCCGGATGACGCTCTCCGGCGTCGGCGGCGCCTTCGGGGGCCGCGAGGACCTGTCGATGCAGATCCACGCCTGTCTGCTCGCGCTGCGCACCGGCAAACCCGTCAAGATCGTCTACAACCGCTTCGAGTCCTTCTTCGGACATGTGCACCGGCACCCGGCGAAGCTCTGGTACGAGCACGGGGCCACCAAGGACGGCAAGCTCACGCACATGAAGTGCCGGATCGTGCTGGACGGCGGCGCGTACGCCTCCGCGTCCCCCGCCGTCGTCGGGAACGCCTCGTCCCTCTCCGTCGGCCCCTACGTCGTCGACGACGTGGACATCGAGGCACTGGCGCTCTACACCAACAACCCGCCCTGCGGCGCGATGCGCGGCTTCGGAGCCGTACAGGCGTGCTTCGCCTACGAGGCGCAGATGGACAAGCTCGCCGCCCGGCTCGACATGGACCCGGTGGAGTTCCGCCGGCTCAACGCCATGGAGCAGGGCACACTCCTGCCCACCGGCCAGCGCGTCGACTCGCCCGCCCCCGTCGCCGAGTTGCTGCGCCGCGTCAAGGCGCGTCCCATGCCGCCGGAGCGCCAGTGGCTGACGGCGGGCGAGGCGGCCGACGTACGGGCGCTGCCCGGCGGTCTCTCCAACACCACGCACGGCGAAGGCGTCGTACGGGGTGTGGGCTACGCGGTCGGCATCAAGAACGTCGGCTTCTCCGAGGGCTTCGACGACTACTCCACCGCCCGGGTACGGATGGAGGTCGTGGGCGGCGAGCCGGTCGTCACCGTGCACACCGCGATGGCGGAGGTCGGCCAGGGCGGCGTCACCGTCCACGCGCAGATCGCCCGCACGGAGCTGGGCGTCGCACAGGTGACGATCCAGCCGGCCGACACCCGTGTGGGGTCCGCCGGTTCGACCTCCGCGTCCCGTCAGACATATGTCACGGGCGGCGCGGTCAAGAACACCTGCGAGCACGTCCGCGAGCGGGTCCTGGAGATCGGCCGCGCCAAGTTCGGTACGTACCACCCCGCTTGGGCCACGGCCGAGCTGCTGCTCGAAAGCGGCAAGGTCGTCACCGACGGCGGCGAGGTCCTGGCCGATCTGGCCGATGTCCTGGAGGGCGAGTCGGTCGACCTCGAACTCGAATGGCGCCACCGCCCCACCGAGCCCTTCGACCTGCGTACGGGGCAGGGCGACGGCCATGTCCAGTACTCGTTCGCCGCGCACCGCGCGGTGGTCGAGGTGGACACGGAGCTGGGCCTGGTCAAGGTGATCGAGCTGGCCGTGGCCCAGGACGTCGGCAAGGCGCTCAACCCGCTGTCGGTCCTCGGCCAGATCCAGGGCGGCACCACCCAGGGCCTGGGCGTGGCCGTCATGGAGGAGATCATCGTCGACCCGAAGACCGCCAAGGTCCGCAACCCGTCCTTCACGGACTATCTGATCCCCACCATCCTCGACACGCCGACCATCCCCGTCGACGTGCTCGAACTGGCCGACGAGCACGCGCCGTACGGGCTGCGTGGCGTCGGCGAGGCACCGACCCTGTCGTCGACCCCCGCCGTACTCGCGGCGATCCGCGACGCGACGGGGCTGGAGCTGAACAGGACGCCGGTCAGGCCGGAGCATCTCACCGGCACCTGA
- a CDS encoding PucR family transcriptional regulator encodes MRLRALLETDALGLRLLGGRDELDRTVRGVMTTDLRDPSRYLSGGELVLTGLAWRRTPGDSEPFVRLLVGAGVAGLAAGEAELGAIPDDLVAACRAHRLPLFVVNESVAFAAITEYVVRQVSGERAGDLAAVVDRHRRLMTSGPAGGGPEVVLDLLGTDLDLRAWVLSPTGRRIAGASRPLPATKRAALATEHLAATRAGRRAPHRVAVGGTTYSLFPVRRPDRGAATAPGGGDADVRESALSDWLLAVEADAGEWAAPRLDLLQGVTQLIAVERERRDAARTVRRRLAQEIVELVQAGAPPAEIAARLRVAAPVLLPGQGAAPHWQIVVARVDWRDGNGGEGAGGADGSRGAVGSGEVARSLLEEILVDPGAAGMECGDRIAVAHTDGEAIALLPTAAPASEGENGGDGDAKPEDGGLRADALLAAVQEPLAAGLADDGRLTLGVSAAVHSADGLRGALEEARHARRVAAARPGRVCAAGHHELASHVLLLPFVPDDVRRAFTARLLDPLRDYDRRHRAELVPTLEAFLDCDGSWTRCAARLHLHVNTLRYRVGRIEQLTGRDLSRLEDKLDFFLALRMS; translated from the coding sequence ATGCGGCTGCGCGCACTGCTGGAGACCGACGCGCTGGGGCTGCGGCTGCTCGGCGGCCGGGACGAGCTCGACAGGACCGTACGGGGGGTGATGACCACCGACCTGCGGGACCCGAGCCGCTATCTGTCGGGCGGTGAGCTGGTCCTGACCGGTCTGGCCTGGCGGCGTACGCCCGGGGACTCCGAGCCTTTCGTACGGCTCCTCGTGGGCGCCGGGGTCGCGGGGCTGGCGGCCGGTGAGGCCGAGCTCGGCGCGATCCCGGACGATCTGGTCGCGGCGTGCCGGGCGCACCGGCTGCCGCTCTTCGTGGTGAACGAGTCCGTGGCGTTCGCGGCGATCACCGAGTACGTGGTGCGGCAGGTCTCCGGCGAGCGCGCCGGTGACCTGGCCGCCGTCGTCGACCGGCACCGCAGGCTGATGACGTCGGGCCCGGCCGGCGGCGGGCCCGAGGTCGTGCTGGATCTCCTCGGGACCGACCTCGATTTGCGGGCCTGGGTGCTCTCGCCCACCGGGCGGCGGATCGCGGGCGCGAGCCGGCCGCTGCCCGCCACGAAGCGCGCGGCGCTGGCGACGGAGCATCTGGCGGCGACGCGCGCGGGGCGGCGGGCGCCGCACCGGGTGGCCGTGGGCGGGACGACGTACTCGCTGTTCCCCGTACGGCGGCCGGACCGTGGCGCGGCGACGGCGCCGGGCGGCGGGGACGCGGACGTACGCGAGAGTGCCCTGTCCGACTGGCTGCTGGCCGTGGAGGCGGACGCCGGTGAGTGGGCCGCGCCCCGGCTGGATCTGCTCCAGGGCGTCACCCAGCTGATCGCGGTCGAACGGGAGCGGCGGGACGCGGCGCGTACGGTACGGCGCCGGCTGGCCCAGGAGATCGTGGAACTCGTACAGGCGGGCGCCCCGCCCGCCGAGATCGCGGCGCGGCTGAGGGTCGCGGCGCCGGTGCTGCTGCCGGGCCAGGGGGCGGCCCCGCACTGGCAGATCGTGGTGGCGCGCGTCGACTGGCGGGACGGGAACGGCGGGGAAGGCGCAGGGGGTGCGGACGGCTCGCGGGGCGCGGTCGGATCGGGGGAGGTCGCGCGGTCGCTGCTGGAGGAGATCCTTGTCGATCCGGGGGCGGCGGGCATGGAGTGCGGCGACCGGATCGCGGTGGCGCACACGGACGGCGAGGCGATCGCGCTGCTGCCGACGGCGGCCCCGGCCTCCGAAGGAGAGAACGGCGGGGACGGGGACGCGAAGCCGGAGGACGGGGGCCTTAGGGCGGACGCTCTGCTGGCCGCCGTACAGGAACCGCTGGCCGCCGGTCTGGCCGACGACGGCCGGCTGACCCTGGGCGTCAGCGCCGCCGTGCACTCGGCCGATGGCCTGCGCGGCGCGCTGGAGGAGGCCCGGCACGCCCGCAGGGTGGCCGCGGCGCGTCCCGGCCGGGTGTGCGCGGCCGGGCACCACGAACTGGCCTCGCACGTACTGCTGCTGCCGTTCGTCCCGGACGACGTACGGCGCGCGTTCACCGCGCGGCTGCTCGACCCGCTGCGGGACTACGACCGCCGCCACCGCGCCGAACTGGTCCCGACACTTGAGGCGTTCCTCGACTGCGACGGCTCCTGGACCCGCTGCGCGGCCCGGCTGCATCTGCATGTGAACACGCTGCGGTACCGGGTGGGGCGTATCGAGCAGCTGACGGGGCGCGATCTGTCCCGCCTGGAGGACAAGCTCGACTTCTTCCTGGCGCTCCGGATGAGCTGA
- a CDS encoding acyltransferase family protein, whose product MRASSARQPATTADRSGLSGRDRLPSLTGLRFWAALIVVLYHLSRQVGEIPGLSQATWYGRSGVTFFFVLSGFVLAWTYDGRRVPAKVFLWRRFARIWPLLAVTSAASVAVWIAIGKEVSAKAVLATLLMVHAWSPDTVIQKGANPAAWSLSDEAWFYLIFPLLMMLPLLRTGRGRLWVMATMSAALVGVWFASALIETGATRVWLLDYFPPTRMLQFVIGVAAGLAVKRGRSSPVGLPAAIGLVVLWHLALVPWHEAVPDSLWYSPYSASQLLSAPIFALLVCAAAQADLRGSRTGLGGPWAVRLGHWSFAWYLVHEIVIRSLLARYGRTESLATTAGFWLLAIVISLAVAGLAYQWVEHPLERLLRGAGPQARKSPAAGDLDPAGVGPGPHAAAPGPTTPR is encoded by the coding sequence ATGCGCGCCAGCAGTGCTCGTCAGCCAGCCACCACTGCCGACCGGTCAGGTCTCTCCGGCCGGGACCGGCTGCCGTCCCTCACCGGGCTGCGGTTCTGGGCCGCGTTGATCGTGGTGCTCTACCACCTGTCCCGGCAGGTCGGCGAGATCCCCGGGCTCAGCCAGGCCACCTGGTACGGGCGCAGCGGCGTCACCTTCTTCTTCGTCCTGTCCGGCTTCGTGCTCGCCTGGACCTACGACGGCCGGCGCGTGCCCGCCAAGGTCTTCCTGTGGCGGCGCTTCGCCCGTATCTGGCCCCTGCTCGCGGTGACGTCGGCGGCCTCCGTCGCCGTCTGGATCGCGATCGGCAAGGAGGTGTCCGCCAAGGCCGTGCTCGCCACGCTGCTCATGGTGCACGCCTGGTCCCCCGACACGGTCATCCAGAAGGGCGCGAACCCGGCGGCCTGGTCGCTCAGCGACGAGGCCTGGTTCTATCTGATCTTCCCGCTGCTCATGATGCTGCCGCTGCTGCGAACCGGCCGGGGCCGCCTCTGGGTGATGGCGACGATGAGCGCCGCGCTCGTCGGCGTCTGGTTCGCCAGTGCCCTGATCGAGACCGGCGCCACCCGCGTATGGCTGCTCGACTACTTCCCGCCGACCCGCATGCTCCAGTTCGTGATCGGTGTGGCCGCCGGACTCGCCGTCAAGCGCGGCCGGAGCTCACCGGTCGGGCTGCCGGCGGCGATCGGACTGGTCGTGCTCTGGCATCTGGCGCTGGTGCCGTGGCACGAGGCCGTTCCCGACAGTCTCTGGTACAGCCCGTACAGCGCCTCGCAGTTGCTCTCCGCGCCGATCTTCGCCCTGCTCGTGTGCGCGGCGGCCCAGGCGGACCTGCGGGGCAGCCGTACGGGTCTTGGCGGGCCGTGGGCGGTACGGCTGGGGCACTGGTCCTTCGCCTGGTACCTGGTGCACGAGATCGTCATCCGCTCCCTGCTCGCCCGCTACGGCCGTACGGAGTCCCTGGCCACCACCGCGGGCTTCTGGCTGCTGGCGATCGTGATCAGCCTGGCCGTCGCGGGGCTGGCGTACCAGTGGGTGGAGCACCCGCTGGAGCGGCTGTTGCGCGGGGCGGGCCCGCAGGCGCGCAAGAGCCCGGCGGCGGGTGACCTGGACCCGGCGGGCGTGGGGCCAGGCCCCCACGCGGCGGCGCCGGGTCCGACAACGCCCCGGTGA
- a CDS encoding (2Fe-2S)-binding protein has translation MRVNFTVNGRPQEADDVWEGESLLYVLRERMGLPGSKNACEQGECGSCTVRLDGVPVCACLVAAGQAEGRDVVTVEGLADYAKHRADAHPGADSAQLSPIQEAFIDAGAVQCGFCTPGLLIAADEMLERNPSPSDADIREALSGNLCRCTGYEKILDAVRLAAARQSEAV, from the coding sequence ATGCGTGTGAACTTCACGGTCAACGGCCGTCCCCAGGAGGCCGACGACGTCTGGGAGGGCGAGTCCCTGCTGTACGTCCTGCGTGAGCGCATGGGCCTGCCCGGCTCGAAGAACGCCTGCGAACAGGGCGAATGCGGCTCCTGTACGGTCCGCCTCGACGGTGTGCCGGTCTGTGCGTGCCTCGTCGCCGCCGGGCAGGCCGAGGGCCGCGACGTGGTCACCGTCGAGGGCCTGGCCGACTACGCGAAGCACCGCGCCGATGCGCACCCGGGCGCCGACTCCGCCCAACTCTCGCCCATCCAGGAGGCGTTCATCGACGCCGGCGCCGTGCAGTGCGGCTTCTGCACCCCCGGACTGCTGATCGCCGCCGACGAGATGCTGGAGCGCAACCCCTCGCCGTCCGACGCGGACATCCGCGAGGCGCTCTCCGGCAACCTCTGCCGCTGCACCGGCTACGAGAAGATCCTCGACGCGGTCCGCCTCGCGGCCGCCCGGCAGTCCGAGGCGGTCTGA